One Cellulomonas sp. Y8 DNA segment encodes these proteins:
- a CDS encoding single-stranded DNA-binding protein, whose translation MAVNELTVTVVGWVGSDPVRYLGDDGQVPFTKFRLASTPRVYDRDQDGYVDADTSWFTVKTFRHLALNVADAVRRGEPVVVHGRLRLVDWVAPDGRPRTTAELTADAVGHDLSRGTTRFTRTVHATRVPGGPGGPDEDGGPGDADEDRDGVVDASGTPAGEPAPVDLSLAVELPDDDPLGDDLARAERLTA comes from the coding sequence ATGGCGGTCAACGAGCTCACGGTCACGGTGGTCGGCTGGGTCGGCAGCGACCCGGTCCGCTACCTCGGCGACGACGGGCAGGTGCCGTTCACCAAGTTCCGGCTGGCCAGCACCCCGCGCGTGTACGACCGCGACCAGGACGGGTACGTCGACGCCGACACCAGCTGGTTCACGGTGAAGACGTTCCGGCACCTCGCGCTCAACGTCGCGGACGCGGTGCGTCGCGGGGAGCCCGTGGTCGTGCACGGCCGGCTCCGGCTGGTCGACTGGGTGGCACCCGACGGCCGGCCGCGGACGACGGCCGAGCTGACGGCGGACGCGGTGGGGCACGACCTGTCCCGCGGGACGACGCGGTTCACGCGGACGGTGCACGCGACGCGCGTTCCGGGCGGGCCCGGCGGGCCGGACGAGGACGGCGGACCGGGCGATGCGGACGAGGACAGGGACGGAGTGGTCGACGCGTCGGGGACGCCTGCCGGCGAGCCCGCCCCGGTCGACCTCAGCCTGGCGGTCGAGCTGCCGGACGACGACCCGCTGGGCGACGACCTCGCCCGGGCCGAGCGGCTCACGGCCTGA